Proteins co-encoded in one Arachis stenosperma cultivar V10309 chromosome 7, arast.V10309.gnm1.PFL2, whole genome shotgun sequence genomic window:
- the LOC130942040 gene encoding protein transport protein Sec61 subunit gamma-like encodes MDAIDSVFEPLKGFSKDSVRLIKRCHKPDDKEYYKVTVSTAIGIMVMGFVGFFVKLIFIPINNIIVGSG; translated from the exons ATGGATGCCATTGATTCAGTGTTCGAACCTCTCAAAGGGTTCTCCAAGGATAGCGTAAGGCTCATCAAGCGTTGCCATAAACCTGATGACAAAG AATATTACAAGGTTACTGTTAGTACTGCAATCGGAATTATGGTTATGGGATTCGTTGGCTTCTTCGTCAAGCTCATCTTCATTCCCATTAACAACATCATCGTCGGATCTGGTTAG